A region from the Cannabis sativa cultivar Pink pepper isolate KNU-18-1 chromosome 9, ASM2916894v1, whole genome shotgun sequence genome encodes:
- the LOC115722985 gene encoding probable anion transporter 4, chloroplastic isoform X2: MDSAIALRQPSSISSSKLFQTTKFLNSQLLKFQTSPFSFERLKPKPRCLPINVSRRSSLLRIRLRHGSTDEDGRSPLNHSVKASSNDAHFSAFTEKKELQAPSFAEFITSERVKVAAMLALALALCNADRVVMSVAIVPLSLSHGWTKSFAGIVQSSFLWGYLVSPIAGGTLVDYYGGRIVMAWGVALWSLATFLTPWAAETSLWALLAMRAMVGVAEGVALPCMNNMVARWFPPTERARAVGIAMAGFQFGSAIGLTLSPILMSKSGIFGPFVIFGLSGFLWVLVWLSATSSTPDQNNQISKYELDYIMNKRQTSFLVDNKTKATKVIPPFRRLLSKMPTWSLIVANSMHSWGFFVILSWMPVYFNFVFHVDLRHAAWFSAVPWSVMAVMGYLAGLWSDMLIRGGTSITLTRKIMQSIGFFGPGVALVGLTTAKSPVIASAWLTLAVGLKSFSHSGFLVNLQEIAPQYSGVLHGLSNTAGTFAAIVGTVGAGFFVELVGSFQGFLLLTSLMYFVAAIFYNLFSTGERVNFDEPVI, translated from the exons ATGGACTCTGCCATCGCTCTCCGCCAACCATCCTCAATCTCTTCTTCCAAACTCTTCCAAACCACGAAATTCCTTAATTCCCAATTGCTTAAATTTCAAACCTCGCCGTTTTCCTTCGAGCGTCTGAAGCCAAAACCACGTTGTTTACCCATAAACGTTTCTAGGCGGAGTTCTCTGCTCAGAATTCGACTCCGCCACGGCTCGACTGATGAGGATGGTAGGTCCCCGCTTAACCACTCGGTCAAGGCTTCTTCAAACGACGCTCATTTCAGTGCGTTTACGGAGAAGAAGGAGCTTCAGGCACCGAGTTTCGCTGAGTTCATCACCTCGGAAAGGGTTAAAGTTGCGGCGATGCTTGCTTTGGCCTTAGCCCTTTGTAACGCTGACCGGGTTGTGATGTCAGTGGCGATTGTACCTTTGTCGCTTTCCCATGGCTGGACCAAATCATTTGCTGGTATTGTTCAG TCATCTTTCCTATGGGGATACCTGGTATCTCCAATAGCTGGAGGGACTCTTGTGGATTATTACGGTGGAAGGATAGTCATGGCTTGGGGAGTGGCTTTATGGTCTCTGGCTACCTTTCTTACACCTTGGGCTGCTGAAACTTCCTTATGGGCTCTCCTTGCTATGAGAGCTATGGTTGGTGTGGCAGAAGGAGTAGCTCTTCCTTGCATGAACAACATGGTAGCAAG GTGGTTTCCTCCAACTGAAAGGGCGAGGGCTGTTGGAATTGCAATGGCTGGATTTCAGTTTGGAAGTGCTATTGGACTTACACTGTCTCCAATCCTCATGTCAAAGAGTGGTATCTTTGGACCGTTTGTGATTTTTGGGTTATCTGGGTTTCTTTGGGTGTTGGTATGGTTGTCTGCTACATCAAGTACTCCTGACCAAAATAATCAGATATCGAAGTATGAATTAGATTACATAATGAATAAGAGGCAAACATCATTTCTTGTGGACAATAAAACTAAAGCAACTAAAGTGATACCTCCATTCAGGCGCTTACTTTCTAAAATGCCAACATGGTCCCTAATCGTTGCAAATTCCATGCACAGCTGG GGTTTCTTCGTTATTCTTTCCTGGATGCCTGTTTACTTTAACTTT GTGTTTCATGTTGACCTCAGACATGCAGCTTGGTTTAGTGCTGTTCCATGGAGTGTGATGGCAGTCATGGGATATCTTGCTGGTTTGTGGTCAGACATGTTGATCCGTGGTGGTACATCTATCACTTTAACACGGAAGATCATGCAG TCAATTGGTTTTTTTGGTCCGGGAGTTGCACTTGTGGGATTGACTACAGCAAAAAGTCCAGTGATTGCATCTGCATGGCTTACATTAGCTGTTGGATTGAAATCTTTTAGTCATTCAGGATTTCTTGTGAATCTCCAG GAGATCGCTCCACAATATTCTGGTGTTTTGCATG GACTGTCAAATACTGCCGGAACATTTGCCGCAATCGTGGGAACAGTTGGAGCTGGTTTCTTTGTAGAATTAGTGGGTTCTTTTCAAGGATTTTTGTTGCTTACATCACTCATGTATTTTGTCGCTGCCATTTTCTACAACTTGTTTTCTACTGGAGAGAGGGTAAATTTTGATGAACCTG TGATATAA
- the LOC115722907 gene encoding tetrapyrrole-binding protein, chloroplastic: MATNTALHYSIPPNNHSLLKHTPPPHPPSSLTFLKPTTTTNTTTTAPPSLSLSSTSSSSSSSSTITFSLSPNTTASTTTTTATSTSSPSSSSFDDLQRYLAAADFRQADEETRRLLIVLAGEAAQKRGYVFFSEVQFISKSDMKTIDELWRSHSNERFGYSVQRKIFKKVNRDFTRFFIKLGWMKKLDTEVVQYNYRAFPDEFIWELKDDTPEGHLPLTNALRGTQLLNSILTHPAFVEDDDEESEGEEEEESGGRVGGLLNGIGKSKPSSATSSAGFKPDYSF, encoded by the coding sequence atgGCAACGAATACAGCTCTCCATTACTCCATACCACCCAACAACCACTCTCTTCTCAAGCACACCCCTCCTCCTCACCCTCCTTCATCTCTTACCTTCCTCAAACCCACCACCACCACTAACACCACCACAACAGCACCACcttcactctctctctcctccacctcatcatcatcatcgtccTCCTCCACAATTACATTCTCCCTCTCCCCAAACACCACCGCATCAACAACAACCACCACTGCAACCTCCACATCCTCTCCCTCTTCCTCCTCCTTCGATGACCTCCAGCGCTACCTCGCCGCGGCTGATTTTCGGCAAGCAGACGAGGAGACACGGCGGCTTCTGATCGTACTAGCAGGCGAAGCGGCTCAGAAGCGAGGGTATGTGTTCTTCTCAGAGGTTCAGTTCATATCGAAATCGGACATGAAAACCATAGACGAGCTTTGGAGAAGTCACAGCAACGAGAGATTCGGGTACAGCGTGCAGAGGAAAATTTTCAAGAAGGTGAACAGAGATTTCACTCGATTCTTCATCAAACTCGGGTGGATGAAGAAGCTTGACACGGAGGTGGTTCAGTACAATTACAGAGCTTTTCCAGACGAATTCATTTGGGAACTGAAGGACGATACTCCCGAGGGGCATTTGCCATTGACGAATGCTCTGAGAGGTACTCAGTTGCTTAACAGTATTCTCACTCATCCGGCTTTCGTGGAGGATGATGATGAAGAGAGtgagggagaagaagaagaagaaagcggCGGAAGAGTGGGGGGTTTGTTGAATGGAATTGGGAAATCCAAACCCTCTTCTGCTACTTCTAGTGCAGGTTTTAAACCAGATTACAGCTtttga
- the LOC115722985 gene encoding probable anion transporter 4, chloroplastic isoform X1: MDSAIALRQPSSISSSKLFQTTKFLNSQLLKFQTSPFSFERLKPKPRCLPINVSRRSSLLRIRLRHGSTDEDGRSPLNHSVKASSNDAHFSAFTEKKELQAPSFAEFITSERVKVAAMLALALALCNADRVVMSVAIVPLSLSHGWTKSFAGIVQSSFLWGYLVSPIAGGTLVDYYGGRIVMAWGVALWSLATFLTPWAAETSLWALLAMRAMVGVAEGVALPCMNNMVARWFPPTERARAVGIAMAGFQFGSAIGLTLSPILMSKSGIFGPFVIFGLSGFLWVLVWLSATSSTPDQNNQISKYELDYIMNKRQTSFLVDNKTKATKVIPPFRRLLSKMPTWSLIVANSMHSWGFFVILSWMPVYFNFVFHVDLRHAAWFSAVPWSVMAVMGYLAGLWSDMLIRGGTSITLTRKIMQSIGFFGPGVALVGLTTAKSPVIASAWLTLAVGLKSFSHSGFLVNLQEIAPQYSGVLHGLSNTAGTFAAIVGTVGAGFFVELVGSFQGFLLLTSLMYFVAAIFYNLFSTGERVNFDEPGKCLFMFIL, encoded by the exons ATGGACTCTGCCATCGCTCTCCGCCAACCATCCTCAATCTCTTCTTCCAAACTCTTCCAAACCACGAAATTCCTTAATTCCCAATTGCTTAAATTTCAAACCTCGCCGTTTTCCTTCGAGCGTCTGAAGCCAAAACCACGTTGTTTACCCATAAACGTTTCTAGGCGGAGTTCTCTGCTCAGAATTCGACTCCGCCACGGCTCGACTGATGAGGATGGTAGGTCCCCGCTTAACCACTCGGTCAAGGCTTCTTCAAACGACGCTCATTTCAGTGCGTTTACGGAGAAGAAGGAGCTTCAGGCACCGAGTTTCGCTGAGTTCATCACCTCGGAAAGGGTTAAAGTTGCGGCGATGCTTGCTTTGGCCTTAGCCCTTTGTAACGCTGACCGGGTTGTGATGTCAGTGGCGATTGTACCTTTGTCGCTTTCCCATGGCTGGACCAAATCATTTGCTGGTATTGTTCAG TCATCTTTCCTATGGGGATACCTGGTATCTCCAATAGCTGGAGGGACTCTTGTGGATTATTACGGTGGAAGGATAGTCATGGCTTGGGGAGTGGCTTTATGGTCTCTGGCTACCTTTCTTACACCTTGGGCTGCTGAAACTTCCTTATGGGCTCTCCTTGCTATGAGAGCTATGGTTGGTGTGGCAGAAGGAGTAGCTCTTCCTTGCATGAACAACATGGTAGCAAG GTGGTTTCCTCCAACTGAAAGGGCGAGGGCTGTTGGAATTGCAATGGCTGGATTTCAGTTTGGAAGTGCTATTGGACTTACACTGTCTCCAATCCTCATGTCAAAGAGTGGTATCTTTGGACCGTTTGTGATTTTTGGGTTATCTGGGTTTCTTTGGGTGTTGGTATGGTTGTCTGCTACATCAAGTACTCCTGACCAAAATAATCAGATATCGAAGTATGAATTAGATTACATAATGAATAAGAGGCAAACATCATTTCTTGTGGACAATAAAACTAAAGCAACTAAAGTGATACCTCCATTCAGGCGCTTACTTTCTAAAATGCCAACATGGTCCCTAATCGTTGCAAATTCCATGCACAGCTGG GGTTTCTTCGTTATTCTTTCCTGGATGCCTGTTTACTTTAACTTT GTGTTTCATGTTGACCTCAGACATGCAGCTTGGTTTAGTGCTGTTCCATGGAGTGTGATGGCAGTCATGGGATATCTTGCTGGTTTGTGGTCAGACATGTTGATCCGTGGTGGTACATCTATCACTTTAACACGGAAGATCATGCAG TCAATTGGTTTTTTTGGTCCGGGAGTTGCACTTGTGGGATTGACTACAGCAAAAAGTCCAGTGATTGCATCTGCATGGCTTACATTAGCTGTTGGATTGAAATCTTTTAGTCATTCAGGATTTCTTGTGAATCTCCAG GAGATCGCTCCACAATATTCTGGTGTTTTGCATG GACTGTCAAATACTGCCGGAACATTTGCCGCAATCGTGGGAACAGTTGGAGCTGGTTTCTTTGTAGAATTAGTGGGTTCTTTTCAAGGATTTTTGTTGCTTACATCACTCATGTATTTTGTCGCTGCCATTTTCTACAACTTGTTTTCTACTGGAGAGAGGGTAAATTTTGATGAACCTGGTAAGTGTCTTTTTATGTTTATCTTGTAA
- the LOC115722985 gene encoding probable anion transporter 4, chloroplastic isoform X3 produces the protein MDSAIALRQPSSISSSKLFQTTKFLNSQLLKFQTSPFSFERLKPKPRCLPINVSRRSSLLRIRLRHGSTDEDGRSPLNHSVKASSNDAHFSAFTEKKELQAPSFAEFITSERVKVAAMLALALALCNADRVVMSVAIVPLSLSHGWTKSFAGIVQSSFLWGYLVSPIAGGTLVDYYGGRIVMAWGVALWSLATFLTPWAAETSLWALLAMRAMVGVAEGVALPCMNNMVARWFPPTERARAVGIAMAGFQFGSAIGLTLSPILMSKSGIFGPFVIFGLSGFLWVLVWLSATSSTPDQNNQISKYELDYIMNKRQTSFLVDNKTKATKVIPPFRRLLSKMPTWSLIVANSMHSWGFFVILSWMPVYFNFVFHVDLRHAAWFSAVPWSVMAVMGYLAGLWSDMLIRGGTSITLTRKIMQVEFRFFYPKGQK, from the exons ATGGACTCTGCCATCGCTCTCCGCCAACCATCCTCAATCTCTTCTTCCAAACTCTTCCAAACCACGAAATTCCTTAATTCCCAATTGCTTAAATTTCAAACCTCGCCGTTTTCCTTCGAGCGTCTGAAGCCAAAACCACGTTGTTTACCCATAAACGTTTCTAGGCGGAGTTCTCTGCTCAGAATTCGACTCCGCCACGGCTCGACTGATGAGGATGGTAGGTCCCCGCTTAACCACTCGGTCAAGGCTTCTTCAAACGACGCTCATTTCAGTGCGTTTACGGAGAAGAAGGAGCTTCAGGCACCGAGTTTCGCTGAGTTCATCACCTCGGAAAGGGTTAAAGTTGCGGCGATGCTTGCTTTGGCCTTAGCCCTTTGTAACGCTGACCGGGTTGTGATGTCAGTGGCGATTGTACCTTTGTCGCTTTCCCATGGCTGGACCAAATCATTTGCTGGTATTGTTCAG TCATCTTTCCTATGGGGATACCTGGTATCTCCAATAGCTGGAGGGACTCTTGTGGATTATTACGGTGGAAGGATAGTCATGGCTTGGGGAGTGGCTTTATGGTCTCTGGCTACCTTTCTTACACCTTGGGCTGCTGAAACTTCCTTATGGGCTCTCCTTGCTATGAGAGCTATGGTTGGTGTGGCAGAAGGAGTAGCTCTTCCTTGCATGAACAACATGGTAGCAAG GTGGTTTCCTCCAACTGAAAGGGCGAGGGCTGTTGGAATTGCAATGGCTGGATTTCAGTTTGGAAGTGCTATTGGACTTACACTGTCTCCAATCCTCATGTCAAAGAGTGGTATCTTTGGACCGTTTGTGATTTTTGGGTTATCTGGGTTTCTTTGGGTGTTGGTATGGTTGTCTGCTACATCAAGTACTCCTGACCAAAATAATCAGATATCGAAGTATGAATTAGATTACATAATGAATAAGAGGCAAACATCATTTCTTGTGGACAATAAAACTAAAGCAACTAAAGTGATACCTCCATTCAGGCGCTTACTTTCTAAAATGCCAACATGGTCCCTAATCGTTGCAAATTCCATGCACAGCTGG GGTTTCTTCGTTATTCTTTCCTGGATGCCTGTTTACTTTAACTTT GTGTTTCATGTTGACCTCAGACATGCAGCTTGGTTTAGTGCTGTTCCATGGAGTGTGATGGCAGTCATGGGATATCTTGCTGGTTTGTGGTCAGACATGTTGATCCGTGGTGGTACATCTATCACTTTAACACGGAAGATCATGCAG GTTGAATTTCGGTTCTTCTATCCAAAAGGCCAAAAATAG
- the LOC133031334 gene encoding uncharacterized protein LOC133031334 produces MTSNIAESLNAANLTARELPITTLMESLRALIQQWTYTNRKKAQKTTTFLTPTAEKKLVDNFVDSLTENVKPINETMFEVVELTRSWVINLKEKTCSCNRFQLDELPCAHALAVIKEMNLNVYNYCSGYYTTRTWLETYSGSTYPVHNHTTWDVPQNIKDIIVLPPNQKIRSGRPRKRRFLSEWDTKKHNRLTCDVLNTWDFIFMKFETVFY; encoded by the exons atgacttcaaacattgctgaatctctaaatgcagcaaacttgacagctagagagctaccaatcacaacactgatggagtcattgagagcattgattcaacaatggacatacacaaacaggaaaaaagcacagaaaacaacaacatttttaacacctacagcagagaagaaattagtcgacaactttgtggactcattgacagaaaat GTAAAACCAATAAACGAGACCATGTTCGAAGTCGTTGAACTAACCAGATCATGGGTCATCAACCTCAAGGAGAAAACATGCAGTTGCAACAGATTCCAACTTGATGAGTTACCGTgtgctcatgcgcttgctgttataaaagagatgaacttgaatgtttacaactactgttcgggttattacaccacgcgaacatggcttgaaacatacagcggctcaacatatccggtacacaatcacacaacttgggatgtgccacaaaacataaaagatatcattgttctgccaccaaaccaaaaaataagatctggaagaccaaggaaacgaaggtttttatctgaatgggatacaaaaaaacataacag GTTGACCTGTGATGTTCTAAATACATGGGAtttcatttttatgaaatttgaaacAGTTTTTTATTAG